AGCATCCCGATATAGAGGATCCACGCCCACTCTCGAAACTTTCGATAGTCGAAGCCTGCAAAGAAGAGGAAGACGGCAGAACCCAAGGCAAACCACTGGAGCTGGCTCTGCGTTAAAGGCGTGAGAAAGCCCTCCTCACCGGTTGTTGCTGAGATGACCAGTAGACTGATCATCATGAGCCCCAAAAGGATAGGGATCACTCTAAAATCGATGCGGCTTAGATACCTATGATCCCACATTTTTCTTACCTCTTCTTCAGGATATGGTAGGCCTCTAGTGAAGTCAAGGCAGGAGCAAAAGATAGAGATTTTATCTAGAATCTCAACTATACTTTCTAAAAAATAGTGAACGCTTACGCTCTTAAGATGCGAAAAAATATTTACTATCTTCACTTTGATACGATCGACTCGACCAATACCTGGGCAAAAAAGAATGCCGAGACATTGGATCCCGATCATTTAACTTGCATCACAGCTCTTGAACAAACCGCAGGAAGGGGCCGATTTAAAAGAAGCTGGACCTCAGGCAGAGCTCAGAACATCACCGCTACTCTCTTTTTCACACTTCCGAAAGAGAGCACAATTCTTTCAAATATCGGTCAGATTCTCTCCCTCTCTTGCGCATTAGTTCTGGAGAAGCGGGGCTTCTCTCCTCAAATCAAGTGGCCCAATGATCTGCTCCTATCTGGAAAGAAAGTTGCGGGAATATTATGCGAGACAGTCACATTAGAAAAACGACTCGCAATCGCGCTTGGAATCGGCATTAACGTCAACATGACAGAAGAGCTTTTAGAGACGATCGATCAGCCCGCAACTTCGCTTGCACAACTCAGTGGACACACCTGGGATCTCGAGCAGATTCTCGAACCAGTGCTGAAACAGTTCCTTATCGACCTCGAGCTTCTAGAAAAAAAGGGGTTCTCGGCATTTCAAGAGGCTTATCAGGCGCGTCTGGCCTTCGCTGGGCAGACGATCACTTGCGCCGATGGGATGCAGAACACGCGAGGCACATGCCACTCAGTCAGAGATGACGGCAGACTCAACCTTCTTCTCCCCAATGGCAGCATGACCACCGTCTCAGCGGGTGAGATCTTCTAAGTTATGTTGGAACAATGATGAGGTCGGGATAGATCTTGGCGCGCAGAATCTGTTGAATTGAGTTGAGCGTCGCACCAGTTGATGAGTAGCACGTTGTGCAGGCGCCTTGATAGGAGATGAGCACTTCGCGCTCACCTACGAAATCGACGACTTGAACGCCGCCTGCATCGAGCTCCACGTAGGGTCGGATATCTCTAGCAATTACCTCTTCGATCACACTCATCTTCTGAGCCACAGAGAGCCCTTTCCAGCCAGGATACTCAACCTTCTCGCCTAGATCCATCTCCTCATCCG
This window of the Chlamydiales bacterium genome carries:
- a CDS encoding biotin--[acetyl-CoA-carboxylase] ligase; this translates as MRKNIYYLHFDTIDSTNTWAKKNAETLDPDHLTCITALEQTAGRGRFKRSWTSGRAQNITATLFFTLPKESTILSNIGQILSLSCALVLEKRGFSPQIKWPNDLLLSGKKVAGILCETVTLEKRLAIALGIGINVNMTEELLETIDQPATSLAQLSGHTWDLEQILEPVLKQFLIDLELLEKKGFSAFQEAYQARLAFAGQTITCADGMQNTRGTCHSVRDDGRLNLLLPNGSMTTVSAGEIF